The window CGACTCCGCGGGGCAGTCCCCGCGCGTCGCCCGCGCCCTCGCGCTCGGCGGCGGCGCGCTCGCGCTCGTCGCCGTCGTCCGCGTCCTCGCCGTCGGCGTGGCCGCGGGCGCGTTGTCGCCGCTCGTTCCCGCCGCCAGCGTCGTCGTCGCCGCGGTTCTCGCCGCCGCCGTCTGGTTCGCCCTCACTCGCGTCGCCCCGGAGACCCGGACCACCGGCGCGCTCGGCGCCTTCGCGGTCTTCGCACACGTCCTCGACGGCGTCTCGACGGCCGCCGGGATCGACCTGCTGGGGTTCGGCGAGCGGACGCCGCTCTCGCGGCTCATCGTCGAGTTCGCCGCCGGGCTGCCGACCGAACCGGTGCTGGGTTCGGGGTGGCTGTTCGTGCTCGTCAAGATCGCGGTCGCCTCGCTCGTGGTGTGGCTCTTCGCCGACCTCGTCGAGACGGACCCGACCGAGGCGCGGTTGCTGCTCGGGTTCGTCGCGGCCGTCGGGTTCGGGCCGGCGACCCACAACGTCCTGCTTTTCGCGATCAGCGCGCCCGGGTGAACGACGAGCAGACCGCCGAACGTCGCCGCGCCCCGCAGTGCTCGACGCCGGCCGTGGCCTCCCGTCCGAGGAACCAGCGGCATTTATTTGCGAGCGACCGCAGCGAACAGTTGTAGCACGCCCTCCCGTATGATCGACGACGCCCTCCCGCTCCGAAAGCGCA is drawn from Halobellus limi and contains these coding sequences:
- a CDS encoding DUF63 family protein; protein product: MAILPEGFALPPPTYLAALLAAAAVVARAALRRRPTVTTGRVLALAPWMALGSALHVLYVVEALPALARPLAGTPAVYVTVAVAAVGAWVALDAVLDERDGDSAGQSPRVARALALGGGALALVAVVRVLAVGVAAGALSPLVPAASVVVAAVLAAAVWFALTRVAPETRTTGALGAFAVFAHVLDGVSTAAGIDLLGFGERTPLSRLIVEFAAGLPTEPVLGSGWLFVLVKIAVASLVVWLFADLVETDPTEARLLLGFVAAVGFGPATHNVLLFAISAPG